From Corvus cornix cornix isolate S_Up_H32 chromosome 6, ASM73873v5, whole genome shotgun sequence, one genomic window encodes:
- the HTR7 gene encoding 5-hydroxytryptamine receptor 7 isoform X1, with amino-acid sequence MPSPVAFGKQPQAGAGDGRRWEGSGRRPRPPLCPRTGGDSAVPNPRPPGMRRGRARLPRGKLKAEPRGPLGRLRGGGRRRVPEEGPEHPGAGDSRRTGGGASWAAHATMVLALNGSHLYGNLRPLVLEDPRALSGGRMIAGSWPPRSLAKLGPSPPPSALPTASPLPANDSQCGEQILSYGNAEKVLIGAVLCLITLLTIAGNCLVVISVCFVKKLRQPSNYLIVSLALADLSVALAVMPFVSVTDLIGGEWIFGRLFCNVFIAMDVMCCTASIMTLCVISIDRYLGITRPLTYPVRQNGKCMAKMILCVWLLSASITIPPLFGWAQNVNDEKVCLISQDFGYTIYSTAVAFYIPMSVMLFMYYQIYKAARRSAAKHKFTGFPRLEEIEGISVNGVIKLHKESEECTNFSRLLKHDKKNISIFKREQKAATTLGIIVGAFTVCWLPFFLLSTARPFICGTACSCIPLWVERTFLWLGYANSLINPFIYAFFNRDLRTTYRNLLQCRYRNINRKLSAAGMHEALKLAEKPEFVLRSPDFSREKES; translated from the exons ATGCCGTCTCCTGTCGCCTTCGGAAAGCAGCCGCAGGCGGGAGCGGGCGATGGGCGCAGGTGGGAGGGGAgcggccgccgcccccgcccgcccctctGCCCGCGGACTGGGGGCGATAGCGCCGTGCCCAACCCGCGGCCACCCGGGATGCGCCGTGGGCGAGCCCGGCTGCCCCGGGGGAAGTTGAAGGCTGAGCCCCGCGGGCCGCTCGGCCGGCTGCGAGGGGGAGGGCGGCGCCGGGTGCCCGAGGAGGGGCCCGAGCATCCCGGCGCCGGGGACAGCCGGAGAACGGGCGGCGGGGCTTCATGGGCTGCTCACGCCACCATGGTGCTCGCCCTCAACGGCAGCCACCTCTACGGTAACCTCCGGCCCCTGGTGCTGGAGGACCCGCGGGCGCTGAGCGGCGGCAGGATGATCGCCGGCTCCTGGCCCCCGCGCAGCCTGGCGAAGCTCGGCCCGTCGCCCCCGCCGTCGGCGCTGCCCACGGCGAGCCCCCTCCCCGCCAACGACTCCCAGTGCGGGGAGCAGATCCTCAGCTACGGCAACGCGGAGAAAGTTCTCATCGGGGCCGTGCTCTGCCTCATCACCCTGCTGACCATCGCCGGCAACTGCCTGGTGGTGATCTCCGTCTGCTTCGTGAAGAAGCTGCGGCAGCCCTCCAACTATCTCATCGTCTCGCTGGCTCTGGCCGATCTCTCCGTGGCCCTGGCCGTCATGCCCTTCGTCAGCGTCACTGACCTTATCGGCGGCGAGTGGATCTTCGGGCGCCTCTTCTGCAACGTCTTCATCGCCATGGATGTCATGTGCTGCACAGCCTCCATCATGACCCTCTGCGTGATAAGTATCGACAG GTACCTGGGAATAACAAGACCTCTTACGTACCCCGTAAGGCAGAATGGGAAGTGTATGGCCAAAATGATCCTGTGTGTCTGGCTTTTATCTGCCTCTATCACCATACCTCCACTCTTCGGCTGGGCCCAGAACGTAAATGATGAAAAGGTTTGTCTCATCAGTCAAGACTTTGGCTACACCATTTACTCCACAGCAGTTGCATTTTATATTCCAATGTCAGTGATGCTTTTCATGTACTATCAGATTTATAAAGCTGCCAGGAGGAGTGCTGCTAAACACAAGTTTACTGGTTTTCCCCGTCTGGAAGAAATAGAAGGGATTTCTGTGAATGGAGTTATAAAACTGCACAAGGAATCTGAAGAATGTACTAATTTTTCACGACTCCTAAAGCACgacaagaaaaacatttccatctttaaaagagaacagaaagctgCTACCACCCTTGGGATTATTGTTGGGGCTTTCACAGTCTGCTGGCTgccctttttcctcctctcaaCTGCAAGGCCCTTTATCTGTGGTACAGCATGCAGCTGTATCCCACTCTGGGTGGAGAGAACATTTCTATGGCTGGGCTATGCAAACTCTCTCATTAACCCTTTTATATATGCCTTCTTCAATCGGGACCTGAGGACGACCTATCGCAACCTGCTGCAATGCAGATATAGGAACATCAACCGCAAGCTCTCAGCCGCAGGGATGCACGAGGCTCTGAAGCTTGCAGAAAAGCCAGAATTTGTTCT gagaaGTCCTGATTTCTCCAGGGAAAAAGAGTCATGA
- the HTR7 gene encoding 5-hydroxytryptamine receptor 7 isoform X2: MPSPVAFGKQPQAGAGDGRRWEGSGRRPRPPLCPRTGGDSAVPNPRPPGMRRGRARLPRGKLKAEPRGPLGRLRGGGRRRVPEEGPEHPGAGDSRRTGGGASWAAHATMVLALNGSHLYGNLRPLVLEDPRALSGGRMIAGSWPPRSLAKLGPSPPPSALPTASPLPANDSQCGEQILSYGNAEKVLIGAVLCLITLLTIAGNCLVVISVCFVKKLRQPSNYLIVSLALADLSVALAVMPFVSVTDLIGGEWIFGRLFCNVFIAMDVMCCTASIMTLCVISIDRYLGITRPLTYPVRQNGKCMAKMILCVWLLSASITIPPLFGWAQNVNDEKVCLISQDFGYTIYSTAVAFYIPMSVMLFMYYQIYKAARRSAAKHKFTGFPRLEEIEGISVNGVIKLHKESEECTNFSRLLKHDKKNISIFKREQKAATTLGIIVGAFTVCWLPFFLLSTARPFICGTACSCIPLWVERTFLWLGYANSLINPFIYAFFNRDLRTTYRNLLQCRYRNINRKLSAAGMHEALKLAEKPEFVL; encoded by the exons ATGCCGTCTCCTGTCGCCTTCGGAAAGCAGCCGCAGGCGGGAGCGGGCGATGGGCGCAGGTGGGAGGGGAgcggccgccgcccccgcccgcccctctGCCCGCGGACTGGGGGCGATAGCGCCGTGCCCAACCCGCGGCCACCCGGGATGCGCCGTGGGCGAGCCCGGCTGCCCCGGGGGAAGTTGAAGGCTGAGCCCCGCGGGCCGCTCGGCCGGCTGCGAGGGGGAGGGCGGCGCCGGGTGCCCGAGGAGGGGCCCGAGCATCCCGGCGCCGGGGACAGCCGGAGAACGGGCGGCGGGGCTTCATGGGCTGCTCACGCCACCATGGTGCTCGCCCTCAACGGCAGCCACCTCTACGGTAACCTCCGGCCCCTGGTGCTGGAGGACCCGCGGGCGCTGAGCGGCGGCAGGATGATCGCCGGCTCCTGGCCCCCGCGCAGCCTGGCGAAGCTCGGCCCGTCGCCCCCGCCGTCGGCGCTGCCCACGGCGAGCCCCCTCCCCGCCAACGACTCCCAGTGCGGGGAGCAGATCCTCAGCTACGGCAACGCGGAGAAAGTTCTCATCGGGGCCGTGCTCTGCCTCATCACCCTGCTGACCATCGCCGGCAACTGCCTGGTGGTGATCTCCGTCTGCTTCGTGAAGAAGCTGCGGCAGCCCTCCAACTATCTCATCGTCTCGCTGGCTCTGGCCGATCTCTCCGTGGCCCTGGCCGTCATGCCCTTCGTCAGCGTCACTGACCTTATCGGCGGCGAGTGGATCTTCGGGCGCCTCTTCTGCAACGTCTTCATCGCCATGGATGTCATGTGCTGCACAGCCTCCATCATGACCCTCTGCGTGATAAGTATCGACAG GTACCTGGGAATAACAAGACCTCTTACGTACCCCGTAAGGCAGAATGGGAAGTGTATGGCCAAAATGATCCTGTGTGTCTGGCTTTTATCTGCCTCTATCACCATACCTCCACTCTTCGGCTGGGCCCAGAACGTAAATGATGAAAAGGTTTGTCTCATCAGTCAAGACTTTGGCTACACCATTTACTCCACAGCAGTTGCATTTTATATTCCAATGTCAGTGATGCTTTTCATGTACTATCAGATTTATAAAGCTGCCAGGAGGAGTGCTGCTAAACACAAGTTTACTGGTTTTCCCCGTCTGGAAGAAATAGAAGGGATTTCTGTGAATGGAGTTATAAAACTGCACAAGGAATCTGAAGAATGTACTAATTTTTCACGACTCCTAAAGCACgacaagaaaaacatttccatctttaaaagagaacagaaagctgCTACCACCCTTGGGATTATTGTTGGGGCTTTCACAGTCTGCTGGCTgccctttttcctcctctcaaCTGCAAGGCCCTTTATCTGTGGTACAGCATGCAGCTGTATCCCACTCTGGGTGGAGAGAACATTTCTATGGCTGGGCTATGCAAACTCTCTCATTAACCCTTTTATATATGCCTTCTTCAATCGGGACCTGAGGACGACCTATCGCAACCTGCTGCAATGCAGATATAGGAACATCAACCGCAAGCTCTCAGCCGCAGGGATGCACGAGGCTCTGAAGCTTGCAGAAAAGCCAGAATTTGTTCTGTAA